In Bactrocera neohumeralis isolate Rockhampton chromosome 5, APGP_CSIRO_Bneo_wtdbg2-racon-allhic-juicebox.fasta_v2, whole genome shotgun sequence, the genomic window acacaatgtgattggtagcactggagatatacgactacaacgacatatgtacatatattgacaaaatacgaaaagactttttcgactacccaatattgaACCCGTTTTCCAGAGTCGGTGAGAAAATTTCACTGAAACTGCGGTGTCGACCCTTGAAATTTTCTCTTATAGCGTTCTCCGATACGGCTGAAGTGTTTGGCTTTCAGTTTTCACaagatttttgataatttaaaattttaagccactctgaagtgtaaattttttcacaaaaagctACTTTTTTTAgccacaattttttcaaaaatcaaatttttatgtgTGCTCATCTATTGTAATAATACAGTTTTTGGTAAATAGAAAAAGTTTACTCACAGTCAGACACCATTTCTCGGAGGTCCTGCTTGAGATCGGAGTCTACTGTAgagagctctccatcaacttTAGTTGCAGACTACTGTAGCGTCCTTTAAGCGAAGGTGGCTGCTATCAAGGCAGCAGTAGATGTACTGCTCCGAAGTGCAGCTTCATACAGAGAGGTGTACATTCATTCCGATAGCCGAGCGGCTTTACTGACAGTGCGCTCAAAACTAGTCAAGGAGTGCATGAACTCTTAAGCAATAGCTTAAAGCTTCTTCCATATTAGACTCGCATGGATGCCCGGTCACAACGGAAGCGCTGGAAACTGTGAAGCCTtagattattttcaaatttcattcgCTTATAAGCGATTGGTTTTCTGATACCTTTGCGTTCTGGCTTTGGAACTTTGGACCGCCAGTGAGCTCAACAAAGAGCTGGTCAACAACCAGAACTAGTGCAACTGCGTGATCCCTCCGGCCCAGTCCTCTTCTGGTAAGAGAACCTCCGAACTACTAGCTCAATTTCGCCACAATTATGGCTATTCTGACTGGACAATAAGCTCATAAGCGGTGTGGCTAAATATTCTGTTGGACGCTCTTTGCCATGATGGAGTATAGAGGAAGGCGAGGTGGAATCAATTTGTCACGCCCTTCTCTGTTGCCTGACTGTAACCAGATTAAGACTGAAATATATCGGTGGACACATCTTCGGCGAATCTAGCGAAGTTGCTAGGATtgatattagccgcctcaataaatttgtggaaAGCTCAAAACGTTTCGTCGATCTATGAGGATCTGGTGATCCACCTTTAGTAGTTTACGGATAACACAAAGAACGAATATCTGTCCAGGTCAGATTTATCGATATTGAATCAACCCTGCGATCTCACCTAATCTAAACTATTTagtcattaaaaaaaactgtgaTATTGAAGAAATTTGTAAAACCTACCgacaaaatttcaatacaataaCATTATTACCGTAAACCGTTAATTTGTCTTCTACTATAGACCGAAGAATTGCCAACACCATTCATTAACCATTACTCTCTTACATCTACCTTTACAGATCTACCAACGGATGCCTCATTTGAGGTTTTAAGTGAAAATCCACATCTTGCCAGTGTGGAACATCTCATACCCGCTGATGTTATAAGTCCCACCACACACACTTGGCGCGGCAACGTCACCATCGATGCGCTCTTCCTCGGCTCTACCAAAGTCTATGTGCGTCGCGTCAATAGCAGCGAACGCGCAGAAGACGCACTCGATTTGACGATTATACGACGTACGCGTATCATCGATCACATATTCACCGGCTCCGTGGCGCTGCTCGTCTCattgttgtatataaatttcgGCGCTGCTTTGGATGTAACGGTGCTGCGCGCTTTGTTGACACGACCATTGGCGCCCATTATTGGCTTTCTCACGCAATTCATTATTATGCCACTGCTCGGCTATGGTTTGGGTGTGCTCATCTTTCCGGACTCACCAGAATTACAGTTGGGTCTCTTCTTTACGGGCGTCTCGCCGAGTGGTGGCGCATCAAACATATGGGCCGTCATCTTGGGTGGTAATATTAATCTTTCCGTGCTGATGACAACGATCAGCAATTTTGCCGCTTTCGGCATGATGCCACTGTGGATCTTTACGCTCGGTCAGCTGATTTTCGATCGTGCAAACATAACTGTGCCTTATGAAAACATCGCCACGTTCGCGGTATCGCTGGTCGTGCCGCTCGCCATCGGTTTGGCCATACAACGTTGGTCGCCACGCCTGACACGCATACTGGTGCGTCTACTCAAACCGATTTCCACCTGCCTCATactgtttattatcatttttgcTATCATCACAAATCTCTACTTGTTTGAGTTGTTCTCCTGGCAGGTAAGTTGCGATTTTGAAACAATTAGCTTTAACTCCAATTGCTTCTTGAAATTTTGTAGATCATTGTAGCCGGTTTAGCGTTGCCTTGGGCGGGCTACATATTGGCTTGGTGCGCGGCGAAGGCTTTGCGTCGAAATTCCGTTGATTCGTTAACCATTGCCATCGAGACGGGCATCCAAAACACCGGCATAGCGATATTCCTGCTGCGTTTCAGTCTGCCACAACCAGAAGCCGATCTCACCACAGTCATACCCGTCTCCGTGGCTATATTAACGCCAATTCCACTGCTGGGCTTATATATTTACAAGCGTTGTGCCGAACGTGGCATCCGGGAGGGCGTGCCAGAGACGCAACCAACCAATACACCTACACATAGATATTAGTCGTTTATATTCATCGGATATTTGAAGCTGTCGTTCCTATTTATTTACTCATTCTCCAGTTCGTTCTTCGCCTGGCTTGAATTACTTcagaaaatgtttgttttaccagtctttttatgttatgttaacttcagctgaaagtgtgcaatatttttgagatgatcaaattgaaaggacGAGAAATATTTACTGCTTGTTTTGGGTTTCGTGCTGCGAAAAATATAATGTTTTCGTGTTaactgtttttgaaaaatatcaattttccttcaaaataatattttaattttatattacggtattttgtacatatgttattattattttattaaaaaagaaacatcacgcgctttttatttaagtttaaatgTTTTACTTCAACTTTACGTTCTTTCAACAgcagcctaaatgtaggcaacaacttttttcgttaaaaaaaatcgatcgtTTAGTTAGGACTATGTTTACTTAAGAAGTTATATCTActattgaatttcaaaaaatcgaatttggaGAATGGAGAATATTACCAGAAAAGTTGAAGTCGATCCGGGAAATAGTTACCGAGACAGAgacttttaaaatttagtgtAGCCTGATCCCAAAACTTTAAGTGCGTTTTTCTCCAAAACCTTTATTCAGAGTCGGTGAGGAAAATTTGTCCGTAACGAGTAGCTGAACCGATGGAGTTGAAATTTTCACTCGACCCTCTATATATATTTGTCAGCTaatgatcgaa contains:
- the LOC126760790 gene encoding P3 protein-like translates to MYSHTILFCGTFLAAISTFATTTTVNTAVQQVTPYKLGAESKRDLRAAAPSWHAKFTPQQLQLHMGTSGEVLLELTDLPTDASFEVLSENPHLASVEHLIPADVISPTTHTWRGNVTIDALFLGSTKVYVRRVNSSERAEDALDLTIIRRTRIIDHIFTGSVALLVSLLYINFGAALDVTVLRALLTRPLAPIIGFLTQFIIMPLLGYGLGVLIFPDSPELQLGLFFTGVSPSGGASNIWAVILGGNINLSVLMTTISNFAAFGMMPLWIFTLGQLIFDRANITVPYENIATFAVSLVVPLAIGLAIQRWSPRLTRILVRLLKPISTCLILFIIIFAIITNLYLFELFSWQIIVAGLALPWAGYILAWCAAKALRRNSVDSLTIAIETGIQNTGIAIFLLRFSLPQPEADLTTVIPVSVAILTPIPLLGLYIYKRCAERGIREGVPETQPTNTPTHRY